One genomic region from Jilunia laotingensis encodes:
- a CDS encoding DUF4384 domain-containing protein translates to MKIKGISGAIVILLLMAANTLCAQDIVKVKGVQGRWQVSEEITLKQAEERAFMEAKKAALQKAGVMENVWSVFGQITQEDGQEFHEAYSQMSVLAIGGMVNVTNKKVEEVWDVNSRSLYKVVTIDATVRKNDKPDNSYVLEVKGVETLYKEGDVFTCSLKVHGADSYLKFFWFDSTGGSLLYPNAYEADRLLTAGHEYNIPFSNSVDYLMEKQPGKENEKINMMMVATKENIPFTDTVTYQNVLKWVYSIPANQRCAFYEMVLIK, encoded by the coding sequence ATGAAAATAAAAGGGATATCTGGCGCCATCGTCATTTTATTACTGATGGCTGCCAATACTCTTTGTGCGCAGGATATCGTGAAAGTAAAAGGCGTGCAAGGGCGTTGGCAGGTCAGTGAGGAGATCACTTTGAAGCAAGCCGAGGAACGCGCATTCATGGAAGCGAAGAAAGCCGCCTTGCAGAAAGCAGGCGTGATGGAGAATGTCTGGTCTGTATTCGGGCAAATAACTCAGGAAGACGGACAGGAATTTCATGAAGCCTATTCGCAAATGAGTGTGTTGGCAATTGGCGGAATGGTGAATGTCACTAATAAAAAGGTGGAGGAGGTATGGGACGTGAATTCCCGCAGCCTTTACAAAGTAGTGACAATAGATGCTACCGTGCGGAAGAACGATAAACCGGATAACTCGTATGTACTTGAAGTGAAAGGTGTGGAAACTCTTTATAAAGAAGGAGACGTGTTTACTTGCAGTCTGAAGGTACACGGTGCGGACTCTTATCTGAAGTTTTTTTGGTTTGACAGCACAGGTGGATCTTTGCTCTATCCTAATGCCTATGAAGCTGACAGGTTGCTGACAGCAGGGCATGAGTATAATATACCTTTCAGTAATTCTGTGGATTATCTGATGGAGAAGCAGCCGGGAAAGGAGAATGAAAAAATAAACATGATGATGGTAGCTACCAAGGAAAATATCCCGTTTACGGATACAGTTACCTATCAGAATGTGTTGAAATGGGTTTATTCGATCCCTGCCAACCAACGGTGTGCTTTCTATGAGATGGTACTGATTAAATAA